A genome region from Anopheles stephensi strain Indian chromosome 2, UCI_ANSTEP_V1.0, whole genome shotgun sequence includes the following:
- the LOC118505316 gene encoding protein snakeskin, with the protein MVSAETIGSIFIKVFKVVINIVVLIIYRTGYGGDFLGIGGTWNLNEEKSPDAEIVASGVFVGFIIYTGVQLLTFGFGTTKHKYELSDTIMNVVGTFMWVAVGGTALHYWHGYLAEHDFENITSERTAGLALGALCVINGALYLADSVLAFIHYTKYA; encoded by the exons ATGGTTTCCGCGGAAACGATCGGTTCCATCTTTATTAAAGTGTTCAAAGTG GTCATCAACATTGTGGTGCTGATCATTTACCGAACGGGCTATGGAGGAGATTTCCTCGGCATCGGCGGCACATGGAACCTGAACGAGGAAAAAAGTCCCGACGCAGAAATCGTCGCAtccggtgtgtttgtgggtttCATCATCTACACCGGCGTGCAGCTGCTCACGTTCGGGTTCGGCACCACCAAGCACAAGTACGAGCTGTCCGACACGATCATGAACGTGGTCGGTACGTTCATGTGGGTTGCTGTCGGCGGTACCGCTCTACACTATTGGCACGGTTACCTGGCCGAGCACGACTTTGAAAACATCACTTCCGAGCGAACG GCCGGGCTGGCGTTGGGAGCACTGTGCGTCATCAACGGAGCCCTCTATCTGGCGGACTCGGTGCTTGCCTTCATTCACTACACGAAATATGCCTAA
- the LOC118508077 gene encoding peritrophin-44-like — MTNMTHLMLLMALMLGACAAQTPPVCDSTVTSYHADPTNCSQYYTCYQGKAILQTCPDQKYFDSTRSLCDIPEMVTCNVGPCQGNTGLLSVSIPNVCTAYTLCVGETPFNRTCADGTLFDETFGDCVLAGDSSCVENPCLTVDPATAVPTTFYPVLNSCQKYIICDKLTPVVRTCAGTTVFSRTISKCVAPTDYVCPPGTAPA, encoded by the exons ATGACAAATATGA CTCATCTTATGCTGCTGATGGCACTAATGCTTGGTGCGTGTGCTGCTCAAACGCCACCGGTTTGCGACAGTACAGTCACTTCTTACCATGCCGATCCCACGAACTGCAGTCAGTACTACACCTGCTATCAGGGTAAAGCCATACTACAGACCTGCCCGGATCAGAAATATTTCGATTCCACCAGATCGCTGTGTGACATTCCCGAAATGGTGACCTGCAACGTAGGCCCCTGCCAGGGAAACACCGGACTGCTGTCAGTGTCGATTCCGAATGTGTGTACCGCCTATACGCTGTGTGTCGGAGAAACACCGTTCAATAGGACGTGTGCTGACGGTACGCTATTTGACGAGACTTTCGGAGACTGCGTTTTGGCCGGGGATAGTTCGTGCGTGGAGAATCCTTGCCTTACGGTTGATCCGGCCACAGCCGTACCGACCACGTTCTATCCGGTGTTGAACTCCTGCCAGAAGTACATTATCTGCGATAAGCTGACTCCAGTGGTGCGTACCTGTGCCGGAACTACCGTGTTCAGTCGCACCATTTCGAAGTGTGTCGCGCCCACGGATTATGTGTGCCCACCAGGGACTGCCCCGGCATGA
- the LOC118508075 gene encoding peritrophin-1-like, whose protein sequence is MIHEAKFRVLGLVALLAIVGCATAQTTVDPCVEAGKTDGFLPHPTNCSLYFACYGNKGYEQACPDGKFFDPVKIVCDVPEKVQCQINNCPPEGIEYLPMPGSCDQYIICIGGVAFNQTCDTGLFFDPVLGECNYANLTDCVVNPCGPPAVPPVLEIHPNPANCSQYIICVEGEANIRDCASGLFFDVVAEKCTVDGVCTVETPTEIPASMNEAELDFW, encoded by the exons ATGATTCACGAAGCGA AATTTCGTGTACTGGGGCTCGTTGCCCTGTTGGCCATAGTCGGTTGTGCCACGGCACAAACCACCGTGGATCCCTGCGTGGAAGCGGGAAAAACGGACGGATTTCTACCCCACCCAACCAACTGCTCGCTGTACTTTGCCTGCTACGGCAACAAGGGCTACGAACAGGCCTGTCCCGATGGCAAGTTTTTCGATCCGGTGAAAATTGTGTGCGATGTGCCGGAAAAGGTTCAGTGCCAGATTAACAATTGTCCACCGGAAGGCATCGAATATCTGCCAATGCCCGGCTCGTGCGATCAGTACATCATTTGCATTGGTGGAGTGGCATTCAATCAAACCTGCGACACGGGTCTCTTTTTCGACCCAGTGCTCGGAGAGTGTAATTATGCGAATTTAACCGATTGCGTAGTGAATCCCTGCGGACCACCAGCAGTTCCGCCCGTGCTGGAAATTCATCCGAATCCTGCCAACTGTTCGCAGTACATTATTTGCGTGGAAGGTGAAGCGAATATACGAGACTGTGCTTCTGGTCTGTTCTTCGATGTGGTGGCTGAAAAATGCACGGTGGATGGTGTATGCACT GTCGAGACTCCGACGGAGATTCCTGCCAGCATGAATGAAGCGGAACTGGACTTCTGGTAG
- the LOC118508071 gene encoding mucin-2-like: protein MQALGLMALIGLMVGSASARFISDNICLAMPNGQKLPVTDDCAAYIVCEYNVQKIQHCAFGTLFDPYAMVCNWASFVKCGQTPSLPPSSAVVAQSTTSSPIPTAPTPVSTTSFKPPIPTAPTPAQTITLQTSTGFPSIPTAPTAPPTTQPPYIPTAPTAPPTSRLPVVVTSLPTIRPTTAPRPMITTAPPFYPPANPYPFCTPDEFSFIAHPSACESYYICAYGKLILHSCGHGVYWNTATNQCDFPENTDCTNLPNPAAPETSTPSAETTTISSTPDCYGSEIFYPNYNDCSQYYICIGLQPILMSCPSNSLWNSKTAQCDLPTKAVCAKK, encoded by the exons ATGCAAG CCCTCGGCCTAATGGCCCTAATTGGGCTTATGGTTGGTTCTGCATCGGCTAGATTCATTTCCGATAAT ATTTGTCTAGCAATGCCAAATGGGCAGAAGCTGCCCGTCACCGACGACTGTGCTGCATACATCGTTTGCGAATACAATGTACAGAAAATTCAACACTGCGCCTTCGGCACCCTGTTTGACCCTTACGCGATGGTTTGCAACTGGGCTTCCTTCGTCAAATGCGGACAAACACCTTCGCTGCCTCCGTCGTCGGCTGTTGTAGCCCAATCCACTACCTCATCACCCATTCCGACCGCTCCAACGCCTGTCAGCACGACATCCTTTAAGCCGCCCATTCCGACTGCTCCGACACCAGCACAAACGATTACTCTGCAAACCAGCACAGGATTCCCCAGCATACCTACTGCTCCCACCGCACCACCAACAACTCAGCCACCCTACATTCCCACCGCGCCTACAGCGCCACCAACATCCCGGCTGCCCGTTGTGGTGACTTCCCTACCGACTATTCGTCCAACCACGGCACCACGACCAATGATCACTACCGCTCCACCGTTCTACCCACCCGCGAACCCGTACCCGTTTTGCACACCGGACGAGTTCAGCTTCATCGCCCATCCGTCCGCCTGCGAGAGCTACTACATTTGCGCCTACGGTAAGCTGATCCTGCACAGCTGCGGACATGGCGTGTACTGGAACACGGCCACCAACCAGTGCGACTTTCCCGAAAACACCGACTGCACCAATCTGCCCAATCCAGCAGCACCGGAAACGTCGACCCCATCCGCAGAAACAACGACGATATCAAGCACTCCGG ATTGTTACGGCAGTGAAATATTTTACCCCAACTACAACGACTGCAGCCAGTACTACATCTGCATTGGGCTGCAACCGATCCTGATGAGCTGTCCGAGCAACTCCCTGTGGAACAGCAAAACGGCCCAGTGCGATCTTCCCACTAAGGCTGTGTGTGCGAAGAAATAG
- the LOC118508067 gene encoding peritrophin-48-like has translation MKALATTILGCLLLVGSVQAYNEICIGVPNLTYVRSPQACYLYYACIDGQAYGYTCPEDLWFSMELQRCVPQDEADCDIEPAPELPEAPPRPPSPECEDLPDFTYLPSNTSCQFYYQCIDNFAYRLSCPRGYWFSIELGRCGNRFEVECDIEEPTPTPTAPPGPSEPNLCFGRPNFSYVQSPQFCQLFYYCLNGTPFPMICRNGFFFDETTQDCIPEEEAQCSNPGLPGSTPGPTPGICSNVDDGEMVINPQFCNQYYVCVEGTAFPTLCPDGTWFDQETQACGNPIDVFCPNGPPTTPTPNVCVDSEDGEYVPSPQRCEAYYVCSGSIGYILYCPPGLWFDQVSRECVSPANAVCNVPTPPTPPPTPTIPPTVPPTGPPEAGNQQCNGLPNGTYVPSLDDCSRFYICFNEGAYPSNCLGGLFFNPETMLCDLPENVVCNVRAPKAAA, from the exons ATGAAAG CGTTGGCGACGACTATCCTTGGatgcctgctgctggtgggctCCGTCCAGGCTTACAATGAGATCTGTATCGGCGTACCTAACCTCACTTACGTGAGGAGCCCGCAAGCGTGCTACTTGTACTACGCCTGCATCGATGGACAGGCGTACGGATACACGTGTCCCGAAGATCTCTGGTTCTCGATGGAGTTGCAGCGCTGCGTGCCTCAGGACGAAGCCGACTGTGACATCGAACCGGCACCAGAACTCCCGGAAGCACCACCAAGACCACCGTCCCCAGAGTGTGAGGATTTGCCCGACTTCACCTACCTTCCGAGCAACACTTCGTGCCAATTCTACTACCAATGCATAGACAATTTCGCGTATCGCCTCTCCTGCCCGCGCGGATACTGGTTCAGCATTGAGCTTGGCCGTTGTGGCAATCGGTTCGAGGTCGAGTGCGACATAGAGGAACCGACGCCAACGCCTACCGCGCCTCCTGGTCCATCCGAGCCAAACCTTTGCTTTGGACGGCCCAACTTTTCCTACGTTCAAAGCCCACAGTTTTGCCAGCTGTTCTACTACTGCCTCAACGGTACACCCTTCCCGATGATCTGTCGCAATGGATTCTTCTTCGACGAAACCACGCAGGACTGCATCCCGGAGGAGGAGGCACAGTGCAGTAACCCCGGTTTGCCCGGGTCGACTCCAGGACCGACGCCAGGCATTTGCAGCAACGTAGACGACGGTGAAATGGTTATCAACCCACAGTTCTGCAATCAGTACTATGTGTGCGTGGAAGGTACCGCTTTCCCGACCCTGTGCCCCGACGGTACATGGTTCGACCAGGAGACGCAAGCCTGTGGTAATCCGATCGATGTCTTCTGCCCGAACGGACCACCGACCACACCGACCCCCAACGTGTGCGTCGACTCGGAAGACGGTGAATACGTGCCCAGTCCTCAGCGCTGCGAAGCATACTACGTGTGCTCGGGAAGCATCGGATACATCCTGTACTGTCCACCCGGCTTGTGGTTCGATCAAGTCTCGCGCGAGTGCGTTTCACCAGCCAATGCGGTCTGCAATGTGCCCACGCCTCCGACTCCACCCCCTACCCCAACTATCCCTCCAACCGTTCCACCTACCGGACCACCGGAGGCCGGTAACCAGCAGTGCAACGGACTACCCAACGGAACGTACGTGCCGAGCCTTGACGACTGCAGCCGCTTCTACATCTGCTTCAATGAGGGCGCGTATCCGAGCAATTGTCTCGGCGGGCTGTTCTTCAACCCGGAAACGATGCTCTGCGACCTGCCGGAGAACGTGGTGTGCAATGTGCGGGCTCCGAAGGCTGCCGCCTAA
- the LOC118508074 gene encoding peritrophin-1-like encodes MWSLLRVVLPLLLVSQVSVLADDDRCQAVPDLSYIPSPNACYLYYSCIGGNAYPQICPNGEWFSMQHQRCVPKDESECDLAEPPTLPEAPAPDPSPLCDGVPNYRYLASADSCQWYYQCIDQIAYRLSCPLFYWFDETLQRCGTRYDMECDREQATSTPVPTPPTVDPLDICYGQPDSSLIPSNTLCERYYSCYQGVAYPNTCPSGLWFNPQSGVCDDPENVECAASTSSP; translated from the coding sequence ATGTGGTCGTTATTGAGGGTTGTACTGCCGCTCTTACTGGTGTCCCAGGTGTCCGTCTTGGCGGACGATGATCGTTGTCAAGCAGTGCCAGACCTGAGCTACATTCCGAGTCCAAACGCGTGCTACCTCTACTACAGCTGCATCGGTGGAAACGCCTATCCACAGATCTGCCCGAACGGTGAATGGTTCTCGATGCAGCACCAACGCTGTGTACCGAAAGACGAATCGGAATGTGATCTTGCCGAGCCGCCGACACTGCCAGAAGCGCCCGCCCCTGATCCATCACCTTTATGTGACGGAGTACCCAACTATCGCTACTTAGCTAGCGCTGACTCTTGCCAGTGGTACTACCAGTGTATCGATCAGATTGCGTATCGTCTCTCTTGTCCGCTGTTTTACTGGTTTGACGAAACTCTACAGCGCTGTGGAACGCGATACGATATGGAGTGTGATCGTGAGCAGGCAACTTCCACCCCTGTGCCAACGCCTCCAACAGTGGATCCACTAGACATATGCTACGGGCAGCCGGATTCCTCCCTGATTCCTAGCAATACGCTTTGCGAACGCTATTACTCCTGCTATCAAGGTGTCGCTTACCCAAACACCTGCCCGAGCGGATTGTGGTTCAATCCGCAGTCGGGCGTATGTGACGATCCCGAAAATGTGGAATGTGCAGCTAGTACTTCATCACCTTAA